From Cyanobium sp. Tous-M-B4, the proteins below share one genomic window:
- a CDS encoding MFS transporter, producing the protein MRWSRPSTFFCAFLTLLNDRLGESIVFPLLPFLLAGFTSDGRVLGLLAGSYAIAQFAFTPLIGALSDRYGRKPVISVCVAGSVLGLALFALTISLPWASLWPAAQAAGLPLALLFGARLIDGVSGGTAATASAVLADISPPEKRAKAFGLIGVAFGLGFILGPALGGLLGQINVTLPLLVAVAIAVLNLVLVLTVLPETHPPEARRAMPRKRDLNPFAALQRVFTNPQVRRLCVAFFLFFLAFNGFTAVLVLYFKQAFNWGPGLAASAFLVVGVVATVVQGGLIGPLVKRFGEWRLTLAGLGFVIAGCLLIPLATRANAQPVVFSAVAILALGTGLVTPCLRSLVSRRLDSEGQGAALGSLQGLQSLGSFVGPPLAGLAYETTGRQSPFWLGIALLVGVALLVAGGLPGRNAAMTAGLHGSDS; encoded by the coding sequence ATGCGCTGGAGCCGCCCCTCCACCTTCTTCTGCGCCTTCCTCACCCTGCTGAACGACCGGCTGGGGGAAAGCATTGTGTTTCCGCTGCTGCCCTTTTTGCTGGCGGGCTTCACCAGCGATGGCCGGGTGCTGGGCCTGCTGGCGGGCAGCTACGCCATAGCCCAGTTCGCCTTCACGCCCCTGATCGGTGCCCTCAGCGATCGCTACGGCCGCAAACCGGTAATCAGTGTCTGTGTGGCGGGCTCGGTGCTGGGCTTGGCCCTGTTTGCCCTCACCATCAGCCTGCCCTGGGCCAGCCTCTGGCCCGCCGCCCAGGCCGCCGGGTTGCCCCTGGCCCTGCTGTTCGGCGCTCGGCTGATCGATGGGGTGAGCGGCGGCACCGCCGCCACAGCTAGCGCCGTGCTCGCCGACATCTCGCCACCGGAAAAACGGGCTAAGGCCTTCGGCCTAATCGGGGTGGCCTTTGGCCTTGGCTTCATTCTTGGCCCCGCCCTAGGCGGGCTGCTCGGCCAGATCAACGTCACCCTGCCGCTGCTCGTTGCCGTAGCGATCGCCGTGCTCAACCTGGTGCTGGTGCTCACCGTGCTGCCGGAAACCCACCCTCCAGAAGCACGCCGGGCCATGCCGCGCAAACGGGATCTCAACCCCTTTGCCGCCTTGCAACGGGTGTTCACCAACCCCCAGGTGCGGCGCCTTTGCGTGGCATTTTTTCTGTTTTTCCTTGCCTTCAACGGCTTCACCGCCGTGCTGGTGCTCTATTTCAAGCAGGCTTTCAACTGGGGCCCCGGCCTCGCGGCCTCAGCTTTCCTGGTGGTGGGAGTAGTCGCCACCGTGGTGCAGGGCGGCCTGATCGGCCCGCTGGTGAAGCGCTTCGGCGAATGGCGCCTCACCCTGGCAGGCCTGGGCTTTGTGATCGCCGGCTGCCTGCTGATTCCCCTGGCCACCCGGGCCAACGCTCAACCGGTGGTATTCAGCGCCGTGGCGATCCTGGCCCTCGGCACCGGACTGGTCACCCCCTGCCTGCGCAGCCTGGTATCTCGCCGACTCGACAGCGAAGGCCAGGGCGCCGCCCTGGGCAGCCTCCAGGGGCTGCAGAGCCTGGGCAGCTTTGTTGGCCCACCGCTGGCGGGCCTGGCCTACGAAACCACCGGACGCCAAAGCCCCTTCTGGCTTGGCATCGCCTTGCTAGTGGGGGTGGCCCTGCTGGTGGCCGGTGGTCTTCCGGGCCGAAACGCGGCAATGACAGCAGGACTACACGGATCGGACAGTTGA
- a CDS encoding DsbA family protein gives MSPQPLELPPELQSSRIVVISDFNCPYCFTLNEWLNQLGVAERVYWVGVEHKSHLPFDFSATNQPDDHTTLLKEVADVQRRAPEVEVQLPPVWVNSHQALLLQAAVEADEPALAAPLRTAIFRSFWRDQRNIANAQQLHHCQQQAGVEPDPERFLDPKALARLSTWWRQELDRIPCMLAPTGARHLGLQDRAAVEAFVLGALHDPPAGPACR, from the coding sequence GTGTCACCCCAGCCGCTGGAACTGCCGCCGGAACTGCAGAGCAGCCGGATCGTGGTGATCTCAGACTTCAACTGTCCCTACTGCTTCACCCTCAACGAGTGGCTGAATCAGCTGGGGGTGGCTGAGCGGGTGTACTGGGTGGGGGTGGAGCACAAATCCCACCTGCCGTTCGATTTCTCCGCCACCAACCAACCGGACGATCACACCACCCTGCTCAAGGAGGTGGCCGACGTGCAGCGCCGCGCGCCTGAGGTGGAGGTTCAGCTGCCGCCGGTGTGGGTCAACTCCCACCAGGCGCTGCTGCTGCAGGCTGCCGTGGAAGCCGATGAACCCGCCCTGGCGGCGCCCCTGCGCACGGCGATCTTTCGCTCCTTCTGGCGCGATCAGCGCAACATTGCCAACGCCCAACAGCTCCACCACTGCCAGCAGCAGGCAGGGGTTGAGCCCGATCCGGAGCGGTTTCTCGACCCCAAAGCCTTGGCTCGGCTCAGCACCTGGTGGCGTCAGGAGCTCGACCGCATTCCCTGCATGCTTGCCCCCACCGGCGCGCGTCACCTGGGGCTGCAGGACCGGGCGGCCGTTGAGGCGTTTGTGCTGGGGGCCCTTCACGATCCCCCCGCCGGTCCTGCCTGCCGATGA
- a CDS encoding bifunctional diguanylate cyclase/phosphodiesterase: protein MSACSAEDRQRLEREIRRLRHELQQAVHALPHLRQMVQFSGDLLILAGAGGRILEANGRLAEALGVPQHALYGQSLQQWMPNPGQVRLLEERLAATAEPVPLRMELDLQPLQGEPLALELEAHPLLQQGEPRWTLALRDIGVRRQLESSETARQVQASLLASLGSSEARYRALVSQLADGLGQIDSGTRLLFANPALHRILAVAQGELQGRRLLEFLTPQGRGAFEQIWGAVLAGQERRITLPLLAADGRAHQVEMTLQPPPPGDTEPDRTRAVGLLLRDVTDLTRALDELTALAFHDPLTGLVNLEGCRRELEPRLAQAGGPSWLVLWLDLDGFRRVNHSFGREVGDGLLQAVANGLRAWAGPSDLLARLGGDEFALVRELPGPADDPVALGRQAEAVLGELRVVLSQLPVGDELAPMALGFSAGYSLAPLHGDQVEALLQGAATALSRAREVAPGTALAYEPRYTTRLRREMALEARLHRALGDGALRLVYQPQYDGSGCFLGAEALLRWDDPIHGAVPPARFVALAERTNLIHPLGQWVLEEACRQLRAWLDEGLQIPRLAVNLSPRQFELTLPPLVDQVTALLARHRLPAGLLELEITETCILPAAGVTAQVQDLAALGVRLALDDFGTGYSSLSVLNRLPLHKLKIDRSFIQHLETSDSARTIVRTALAMGRGLGLETLAEGLETAGQLAVLEALGCDVYQGYWFSHPLEVEAFEALLRTPMQA from the coding sequence ATGAGCGCCTGTTCTGCCGAGGATCGGCAGCGCCTGGAGCGGGAGATCCGGCGGCTGCGCCATGAACTCCAGCAGGCGGTTCATGCGTTACCCCACCTGCGCCAGATGGTGCAGTTCAGCGGCGACCTGCTGATCCTGGCAGGGGCCGGTGGGCGGATCCTGGAGGCCAATGGCCGTCTGGCCGAGGCCCTGGGGGTGCCCCAGCACGCGCTCTACGGCCAGTCGCTACAGCAGTGGATGCCCAATCCTGGCCAGGTCCGCCTGTTGGAGGAGCGGCTGGCGGCCACGGCTGAGCCCGTGCCGCTGCGGATGGAGCTGGACCTGCAGCCCTTGCAGGGGGAGCCGCTGGCCCTGGAGCTCGAAGCCCACCCGCTGCTCCAGCAGGGTGAACCCCGCTGGACCCTGGCGCTGCGCGACATCGGCGTGCGCCGCCAGCTCGAGAGCAGCGAAACGGCCCGTCAGGTGCAGGCCAGCCTGCTCGCCTCGCTGGGTAGCAGTGAGGCTCGCTACAGGGCGTTGGTATCCCAGCTGGCGGATGGTCTCGGCCAGATCGATTCGGGAACCAGGCTGTTGTTCGCCAATCCCGCTCTGCATCGCATCCTGGCGGTGGCGCAAGGGGAGCTGCAGGGTCGGCGGCTGCTGGAGTTCCTCACGCCCCAGGGGCGGGGGGCCTTCGAGCAGATCTGGGGAGCGGTGCTGGCTGGCCAGGAGCGTCGGATCACCCTGCCGCTGCTGGCGGCCGACGGCAGGGCGCATCAGGTTGAGATGACCCTGCAGCCTCCCCCCCCCGGCGACACGGAGCCGGATCGAACCCGGGCGGTGGGCCTCTTGCTTCGAGATGTCACCGACCTGACCCGCGCCCTCGACGAGCTGACCGCCCTCGCCTTTCACGACCCTCTGACGGGTCTGGTCAATCTGGAAGGCTGCCGTCGCGAGTTGGAGCCCCGGTTGGCCCAGGCCGGGGGCCCTTCGTGGTTGGTGCTCTGGCTCGACCTCGATGGCTTCCGCCGGGTCAACCACAGCTTCGGGCGGGAGGTGGGCGATGGGTTGCTGCAGGCCGTGGCCAACGGTCTGCGGGCCTGGGCAGGGCCCTCCGATCTGCTGGCTCGACTCGGTGGGGATGAGTTTGCGCTGGTGCGGGAGCTTCCAGGCCCTGCCGATGATCCGGTGGCCCTAGGCCGCCAGGCCGAAGCGGTGCTGGGCGAGCTGCGGGTTGTCCTCAGCCAGCTGCCGGTTGGGGATGAGCTGGCTCCCATGGCCCTGGGATTCAGTGCCGGTTACAGCCTGGCGCCGCTCCATGGCGACCAGGTTGAAGCGCTCTTGCAGGGGGCGGCCACCGCTCTCAGCCGCGCCCGTGAGGTGGCCCCGGGCACCGCCCTGGCCTATGAGCCCAGGTACACCACCCGCCTGCGTCGGGAGATGGCGCTGGAGGCGCGCCTGCATCGGGCCTTGGGCGACGGGGCGTTGCGGTTGGTGTACCAGCCCCAGTACGACGGCAGTGGTTGTTTCCTGGGCGCGGAGGCCTTGTTGCGCTGGGACGACCCGATCCATGGAGCCGTGCCCCCGGCGCGGTTTGTGGCCCTGGCTGAGCGCACCAACCTGATCCATCCGCTGGGCCAGTGGGTGCTGGAGGAAGCCTGCCGGCAGCTGCGGGCCTGGCTGGATGAGGGCCTGCAGATCCCCCGGCTGGCTGTGAATCTCTCGCCGCGCCAGTTTGAGCTCACCCTGCCGCCCTTGGTCGATCAGGTGACCGCCCTGCTAGCTCGCCATCGCCTGCCAGCGGGACTGCTGGAGTTGGAGATCACCGAAACCTGCATCCTGCCGGCGGCGGGCGTGACCGCCCAAGTGCAGGACCTGGCGGCCCTGGGCGTGAGGCTGGCCCTCGATGACTTCGGCACCGGTTATTCCTCCCTGTCGGTGCTTAATCGCCTGCCTCTGCACAAGTTGAAGATCGACCGCAGCTTCATCCAGCACCTCGAAACCAGTGACTCAGCCCGCACGATCGTGAGGACTGCCCTCGCCATGGGTCGGGGCCTCGGCCTGGAGACCCTGGCAGAGGGCTTGGAGACCGCCGGCCAGCTGGCGGTACTGGAGGCGTTGGGCTGCGATGTCTACCAGGGGTACTGGTTCAGTCATCCCCTTGAGGTGGAGGCCTTTGAGGCGCTTTTGCGAACCCCCATGCAGGCTTAA
- the moaC gene encoding cyclic pyranopterin monophosphate synthase MoaC, protein MLGPGSRFEEEEMTAPQLSHLNAAGEVHMVEVGERPASRREATAEGFISMEAATLALVLEGRAPKGDVLAVARVAAIQAAKRTWELIPLCHPIALSGVSVQLEPAANGSGLRLLATARTIGPTGVEMEALTAVQVGLLTLYDMLKSADPAMTIGPVRLLAKSGGRGGEWQRHG, encoded by the coding sequence ATGCTTGGGCCTGGCTCCCGGTTTGAAGAGGAGGAGATGACAGCACCCCAGTTGAGCCACCTCAATGCCGCCGGCGAGGTGCACATGGTGGAGGTGGGCGAGCGCCCGGCCAGTCGCCGCGAGGCCACGGCTGAGGGGTTCATCAGCATGGAGGCGGCCACCCTGGCCCTGGTGCTGGAGGGCCGCGCCCCCAAGGGGGATGTGCTGGCGGTGGCGCGGGTGGCGGCGATCCAGGCTGCTAAGCGCACCTGGGAACTGATTCCGCTCTGCCACCCGATCGCCCTCAGCGGCGTGAGTGTGCAGCTCGAGCCCGCCGCCAATGGCAGTGGCCTGCGGCTGCTAGCCACCGCCCGCACCATCGGCCCCACCGGCGTGGAGATGGAGGCGCTCACGGCCGTGCAGGTGGGCCTGCTCACCCTCTACGACATGCTCAAATCCGCCGATCCAGCCATGACCATCGGTCCGGTGCGGCTGCTGGCCAAGAGTGGCGGCCGCGGTGGGGAGTGGCAACGGCATGGGTGA
- a CDS encoding molybdopterin molybdotransferase MoeA: protein MGEPFGPEGLPLELARERILEQLQPLGLVEQLPLAACLGRITAEPVLAAAAVPGFWASIMDGYAIAGSEQPLVGARWRLRGTSAAGAPYGAALAAGEAVRILTGAVVPQGSGRVLPQELVGVEGDQLELLKPCGAPVWIRGPEEEAAAGQELVAAGQRLGVAELGRLASCGVCQLTVTQRPRLGLLISGDELLSPGLLRGPGQIWESNSVLLAALLEQLGYGVTQQRVVADQPEPLRQALRELAAGCDVVVSTGGVSAGDSDWIRQLVGELGEVRFWKLFLKPGRPFAWGEVVGVPFFGLPGNPVAAAITALQLLWPALQRLEGGAIQVLPRLRVRLDQELRRGAGRPELARARLVVAADGALLARVEGSQASSRIGSLQGADLLLEIPAELGNLEAGTQLWAQLLRLPIF, encoded by the coding sequence ATGGGTGAACCCTTCGGCCCGGAGGGCCTGCCGCTGGAGCTGGCCCGCGAGCGGATTCTGGAGCAGCTGCAGCCCCTGGGGCTGGTGGAACAGCTGCCCTTGGCGGCCTGTCTGGGCCGTATCACCGCTGAACCTGTGCTGGCGGCGGCAGCCGTGCCTGGTTTCTGGGCTTCGATCATGGATGGCTACGCCATTGCCGGATCCGAGCAGCCGCTGGTGGGTGCCCGCTGGCGCCTGCGGGGCACTTCGGCCGCTGGTGCCCCCTATGGCGCGGCTTTGGCAGCGGGTGAGGCGGTGCGGATCCTCACCGGCGCCGTGGTGCCCCAGGGCAGTGGCCGGGTGCTACCCCAGGAGTTGGTGGGGGTGGAGGGGGATCAGCTGGAGCTGCTGAAACCCTGTGGTGCTCCCGTTTGGATCCGCGGGCCCGAGGAGGAGGCTGCTGCGGGGCAGGAGCTGGTGGCGGCGGGCCAGCGGCTGGGGGTGGCGGAGCTGGGACGCCTGGCCAGTTGCGGGGTGTGCCAGTTGACGGTGACCCAGCGGCCGCGGCTGGGTTTGCTGATCAGTGGTGATGAATTGCTCAGTCCCGGATTGCTTCGGGGCCCCGGCCAGATCTGGGAGAGCAATTCGGTCCTGCTTGCCGCTTTGCTGGAGCAGCTGGGTTATGGGGTAACGCAGCAGCGGGTGGTAGCCGATCAGCCCGAGCCCCTGCGCCAGGCCCTGCGGGAGCTGGCGGCCGGCTGCGATGTGGTGGTGAGCACCGGCGGCGTCTCCGCTGGCGACAGCGACTGGATCCGTCAGTTGGTTGGGGAGCTGGGGGAGGTGCGCTTCTGGAAGCTGTTCCTTAAGCCCGGCCGGCCCTTTGCCTGGGGAGAGGTGGTCGGGGTGCCCTTTTTTGGGTTGCCGGGTAATCCGGTGGCGGCGGCGATCACGGCCCTGCAGTTGCTCTGGCCGGCGCTGCAGCGGTTGGAGGGTGGCGCGATTCAGGTGCTCCCCCGTCTGCGGGTGCGGCTGGATCAGGAGCTGCGGCGTGGCGCTGGGCGACCGGAGCTGGCCCGCGCCCGGTTGGTGGTGGCGGCCGATGGGGCTCTGCTGGCCAGGGTGGAGGGCTCCCAGGCCTCCTCCCGCATCGGCTCGCTGCAGGGGGCCGATCTGCTGCTGGAGATCCCGGCGGAGCTGGGCAATCTTGAGGCGGGAACGCAGCTCTGGGCCCAGCTGCTGCGGTTGCCGATCTTCTGA
- a CDS encoding molybdenum cofactor biosynthesis protein MoaE, whose product MSWPSCRRSVVANAMLAIQLEAEPFEPLSALAEWHQLLAAGLGIRPAAESHFVGRVRPSGANDAPLTALELEHYPGMTEACIASLAAAAAGRHRATAVLVRHRIGLVLPGDAIVLVAVAADRRGPAQRCCQELLEALKHEAPFWKREWSQGVGSWITGNTPL is encoded by the coding sequence ATGAGCTGGCCTTCCTGCCGCCGATCAGTGGTGGCTAACGCGATGTTGGCAATCCAGCTGGAAGCGGAGCCGTTCGAGCCGCTGTCGGCCCTGGCCGAGTGGCATCAATTGCTGGCTGCAGGGCTGGGAATACGGCCAGCAGCCGAGAGTCATTTCGTGGGCCGAGTGCGCCCCAGCGGCGCCAACGACGCGCCCCTCACAGCTCTGGAGCTGGAGCACTACCCGGGCATGACCGAGGCCTGCATCGCCTCCCTGGCGGCCGCCGCCGCTGGCCGGCACAGGGCGACTGCAGTGCTGGTGAGACATCGGATCGGCCTGGTGTTGCCGGGAGACGCAATCGTGCTGGTGGCTGTAGCGGCCGATCGCCGCGGCCCGGCCCAGCGCTGCTGCCAGGAGCTGCTGGAGGCCCTCAAGCACGAAGCCCCCTTCTGGAAACGGGAATGGAGCCAGGGGGTGGGCAGCTGGATCACGGGCAATACGCCTCTATGA
- a CDS encoding MoaD/ThiS family protein, giving the protein MAVSADPASQVRVRLFAGLREAMGWSEQLVELAPAAGGADPAGTTPEQLWRQLGLQPDHPPTGVRVAINQQFATWDSSLAAGDELAFLPPISGG; this is encoded by the coding sequence ATGGCCGTCTCCGCTGATCCGGCATCGCAAGTGCGGGTGCGCCTTTTCGCCGGCTTGCGAGAAGCGATGGGCTGGAGCGAGCAACTCGTCGAGCTGGCCCCAGCCGCAGGAGGAGCCGACCCTGCTGGCACCACACCTGAACAGCTCTGGCGGCAGCTGGGTCTGCAGCCCGACCATCCCCCGACCGGCGTGCGGGTGGCAATCAATCAGCAGTTCGCCACCTGGGACTCAAGCCTGGCCGCTGGCGATGAGCTGGCCTTCCTGCCGCCGATCAGTGGTGGCTAA
- the moaB gene encoding molybdenum cofactor biosynthesis protein B has translation MSLAIALLTVSDTRTLAEDCSGDALQQRLEAAGHRLVGRLLVPDDRYQIRSEVSRWIADAGVQVVISSGGTGLTGRDGTPEAVAPLLDKTIDGFGELFRVLSFESIGTSSLQSRCLAGVANGTVIFVLPGSLDAVQTAWDRLIAAQLNADTRPCNLVQLLPRLREV, from the coding sequence GTGAGCCTCGCCATCGCTCTGCTCACGGTGTCGGACACGCGCACACTTGCTGAGGACTGCAGCGGTGATGCCCTCCAGCAGCGCCTTGAGGCTGCCGGCCACCGGCTGGTGGGGCGCCTGCTGGTGCCAGACGACCGCTACCAGATCCGCTCTGAAGTGAGCCGCTGGATTGCCGATGCAGGCGTGCAGGTTGTGATCAGCAGTGGCGGCACCGGGCTCACCGGCCGCGATGGCACCCCGGAGGCGGTGGCGCCCCTGCTCGATAAGACGATCGATGGTTTTGGTGAGTTGTTTCGGGTGCTCTCCTTTGAATCGATCGGCACCAGCAGCTTGCAGAGCCGTTGCCTGGCGGGGGTGGCTAATGGCACCGTGATTTTTGTGCTGCCGGGTTCCCTCGATGCGGTGCAGACAGCCTGGGATCGGCTGATTGCTGCCCAGCTCAATGCCGATACCCGCCCTTGCAATCTGGTGCAGCTGCTGCCGCGGTTGCGGGAGGTATGA
- a CDS encoding GTP 3',8-cyclase MoaA, giving the protein MASATDQLNRPLGVLRLSLTARCNLACPYCLPDGVEPPGLLTLEQRLQVIGAAVSLGARSLRLTGGEPLLHGGLEELIAAVQPLRATHPERPGLREIALTSNGLLLSAERAQQLHAAGLDRITLSLDGTTAGSVAHMAGLPDAAAGERALAAVLAAIEHARAAGFDPARGALKLNAVIQRGANDDQVLPLAALARKRGLELRLIEFMDVGSRNGWQSEAVLSAAEMLEQIGGSWPLEPLGRTAHGTASRWRYRDGGGSLAVVASVSAPFCGDCNRLRVTADGVAYSCLFAAPGSGLDLKPWLQEESGAAKLELAMASLWNQRSDRYSEERNTAKSANSAHAEMAYLGG; this is encoded by the coding sequence ATGGCCAGTGCCACCGACCAGCTCAACCGGCCCCTGGGGGTGCTGCGGCTGTCGCTCACGGCCCGCTGCAACCTGGCCTGCCCTTACTGCTTGCCGGATGGGGTGGAGCCACCCGGCCTACTCACGCTGGAGCAGCGGCTGCAGGTGATCGGGGCGGCGGTGAGCCTGGGAGCCCGGAGCCTGCGGCTGACCGGCGGCGAACCCCTCCTGCACGGCGGCCTGGAAGAACTGATCGCCGCCGTGCAGCCCCTGCGCGCCACACACCCGGAGCGTCCCGGCCTACGCGAGATCGCCCTCACCAGCAATGGCCTGCTGCTAAGCGCTGAGCGAGCCCAGCAGCTACACGCCGCCGGCCTCGACCGGATCACCCTCAGCCTCGATGGCACCACGGCTGGGTCGGTTGCCCACATGGCTGGCCTGCCAGATGCCGCCGCTGGCGAGCGGGCCTTGGCGGCGGTGCTGGCGGCGATCGAGCACGCCCGCGCCGCCGGCTTTGATCCCGCCCGCGGCGCCCTCAAGCTCAACGCTGTGATTCAGCGGGGCGCCAACGATGATCAGGTGCTGCCCCTAGCGGCTCTGGCAAGGAAGCGGGGACTGGAGCTGCGGCTGATCGAGTTCATGGACGTGGGCAGCCGCAACGGCTGGCAGTCCGAGGCGGTGCTGAGTGCCGCCGAAATGCTGGAGCAAATCGGCGGCAGCTGGCCGCTTGAGCCGCTGGGTCGCACCGCCCACGGCACCGCGAGCCGCTGGCGCTACCGGGATGGAGGCGGAAGCCTGGCGGTGGTGGCATCGGTGAGTGCACCTTTCTGCGGCGACTGCAACCGTCTGCGGGTTACCGCAGATGGCGTCGCGTACTCCTGCCTTTTTGCCGCCCCGGGCAGCGGCTTGGATCTCAAACCATGGCTGCAGGAGGAGTCAGGCGCCGCAAAACTCGAGTTAGCCATGGCCAGCCTCTGGAATCAACGAAGCGACCGCTATAGCGAAGAGCGAAACACTGCAAAATCTGCCAACAGCGCACACGCCGAGATGGCTTACCTAGGGGGCTGA
- a CDS encoding nucleotidyltransferase family protein — translation MDASAAERFTPPTIPWRHPLALEPAPELGPGVDPQRSGEALARLCAEPDVQAVIAFGSRARGEARPDSDLDLAVIVGQPQLTPAEKMACWKRFNRALGRQGVAVDLVVAGSSDAERLSGSRWHVFGDVAREGRVLYVAR, via the coding sequence ATGGACGCCTCCGCTGCCGAGCGTTTCACGCCGCCCACCATCCCCTGGCGCCATCCCCTGGCGCTGGAGCCGGCTCCTGAGCTGGGTCCGGGGGTGGATCCCCAGAGGTCTGGGGAAGCCTTGGCGCGTCTGTGCGCCGAACCCGATGTGCAGGCGGTGATCGCGTTTGGTTCCCGGGCCAGGGGTGAGGCACGGCCCGACTCAGATCTGGATCTAGCGGTGATCGTGGGCCAGCCCCAGCTCACGCCGGCCGAAAAGATGGCTTGCTGGAAGCGTTTCAACCGAGCGCTGGGTCGGCAGGGAGTGGCTGTCGACCTAGTGGTGGCGGGCAGCTCTGATGCCGAGCGCCTGAGTGGCTCCCGTTGGCATGTGTTCGGTGATGTGGCTCGTGAGGGTCGGGTGCTGTATGTCGCCCGCTGA
- a CDS encoding HEPN domain-containing protein translates to MSPAEDALLLLAIVRRHVRSLGLTLDLAYPDEDWGFTAQQAVEKLLKAWIVLADRQPPRVHDLEDLVALAGQQLDPLLLELQVFAVEARYEEGPFPLPAPRQELLALVEAELERCERMVAALGESAN, encoded by the coding sequence ATGTCGCCCGCTGAAGACGCCTTGCTGCTCCTGGCGATTGTGCGCCGCCATGTGCGCAGCCTGGGGCTGACCCTTGACCTTGCCTATCCCGACGAAGACTGGGGCTTCACCGCCCAGCAGGCGGTGGAGAAACTGCTCAAAGCCTGGATTGTGCTGGCTGATCGCCAGCCGCCCCGGGTCCATGACCTCGAAGATTTGGTTGCTCTGGCTGGTCAGCAGCTTGATCCCCTTCTGCTTGAGCTGCAGGTGTTTGCGGTGGAGGCCCGCTATGAGGAGGGACCCTTCCCGCTGCCGGCACCGCGGCAGGAGCTGCTGGCACTGGTCGAGGCGGAGCTGGAGCGGTGCGAGCGCATGGTGGCGGCGCTGGGCGAATCGGCCAACTGA
- a CDS encoding molybdenum cofactor guanylyltransferase: MSSRRLPAAEPGLPLRACLLSGGESRRMGSDKALLPHPEGGTWLERSLRLLAQLETPITLLSRHGAHLELAEELALELAPGSPMTALTEPPPWEGPLLALHRLMQQHPDELLLLCPVDMPDLSLAAMQTLLASAATGSPTRLQLAHDGERLQPLLGLYPSSPPIRAHLAAAVGLGERRLQSWLASLPYQAVPLDPRAIRNVNRP, from the coding sequence GTGAGCTCGCGAAGGCTGCCGGCCGCTGAACCAGGCCTGCCCCTACGCGCCTGTCTGCTCAGCGGTGGTGAGAGCCGGCGCATGGGCAGCGACAAGGCGCTACTGCCCCACCCTGAAGGCGGCACCTGGCTGGAGCGCAGCTTGCGCCTGCTGGCCCAGCTGGAGACGCCAATCACCCTGCTGAGCCGCCATGGGGCGCATCTGGAGCTGGCAGAAGAGTTGGCCCTCGAGCTGGCCCCGGGCTCGCCGATGACGGCCCTGACCGAACCACCGCCCTGGGAGGGGCCGCTGCTGGCCCTGCACCGGCTGATGCAGCAGCACCCCGACGAGCTGCTGCTGCTCTGCCCGGTGGACATGCCTGATCTCAGCCTGGCCGCCATGCAAACCCTGCTGGCGAGCGCAGCAACAGGGAGCCCGACCAGGCTCCAGCTGGCCCACGACGGTGAGCGGCTGCAACCGCTGCTGGGCCTGTATCCGAGCAGCCCACCGATCCGGGCCCACCTGGCCGCGGCGGTGGGGCTGGGCGAACGGCGCCTGCAGAGCTGGCTGGCCTCGCTGCCCTACCAGGCGGTGCCGCTGGATCCCCGCGCCATCCGCAACGTGAACCGGCCCTAA
- a CDS encoding nitrate reductase associated protein: protein MMVAVVTAVPLGSPLASTCFDFEADFSADLRCIPMAVRRKLDLAGIKLKLQHWSELGEAERAELLAWADDPVAIEALRQHLQARTNALSAGQAKDLPRADAEPWQQADQLPEVLAASCAQLNLELRCGGWAELNELQRFALVKLSHPGHEHRNLPRALAEFGLLA from the coding sequence ATGATGGTGGCAGTTGTTACCGCAGTTCCCCTGGGCTCCCCCCTGGCCAGCACCTGCTTCGACTTCGAGGCCGACTTCAGCGCCGACCTGCGCTGCATTCCGATGGCCGTGCGGCGCAAGCTCGATCTGGCCGGCATCAAGCTGAAGCTGCAGCACTGGAGCGAGCTGGGCGAGGCCGAGCGCGCTGAGCTGCTGGCCTGGGCTGACGACCCCGTCGCCATCGAGGCACTGCGCCAGCACCTGCAGGCGCGCACCAACGCCCTCAGCGCCGGCCAGGCCAAGGACCTGCCCCGAGCCGACGCTGAGCCCTGGCAGCAGGCCGACCAACTGCCAGAAGTGCTGGCCGCCTCCTGCGCCCAGCTGAACCTTGAGCTGCGCTGCGGCGGCTGGGCGGAACTGAACGAACTGCAGCGCTTCGCCCTGGTGAAGCTCAGCCACCCGGGCCACGAGCACCGCAACCTGCCGCGGGCCCTGGCGGAGTTCGGGCTGCTGGCGTGA